A stretch of DNA from Pseudonocardia hierapolitana:
ACGACGAGTGCTGATCGAGGTTCTCCACCACGACCGGCTCGATCCCCTCCTCCACGGGCAGGTCGAACCCGAGCACCTGGGCGTAGAAGCTCAGCTCGGAGTCCAGGGCCCTGCGGATGTTCTCCGCCCGCCGGAACCCGTGTTGCTCGCCCTCGAACAGCAGGTAGGCCACCGGGGTGCCGCGGGCGCGCAGGGCGTCGACGATCATCTCGCTCTGGTTGGGCGGCACGACCTCGTCCTCCGCCCCCTGCAGCACGATGAGCGGGCGGGTGAAGCGCTCGACGTGGTGGATCGGTGAGCGCTCGACGTAGACGTCGCGGGCCTGCGGGTACGGGCCGACGAGACGGTCGAGGTAGCGGCTCTCGAACTTGTGGGTGTCGGCCGCGAGCGCTTCCAGGTCGGCCACCCCGAAGTGGTCGGCGCCGGCGGCGAACGGGGTGTCGTCACGGGCGAGGGCGGCGAGGGTGGTGAACCCGCCCGCCGAGCCGCCCCGGATGCACAGCCGGTCGCCGTCGACGCGACCCTGCTCGGCGAGCCGGCGCGCGGCCGCGAGGCAGTCGGCCACGTCGATCACGCCCCACTCGCCCAGCAGCTCCTGCCGGTAGGCGCGCCCGTACCCCGTGGAGCCGCCGTAGTTCACGTCGACGACGGCGAAGCCGCGGCTCGTCCAGTACTGGACACCGGTGCTCAGCACCGGCATCGCGGCGCTGGTCGGGCCACCGTGGATCTGCACCAGCAGCGGCGGGAGCTCGCCCTCCGGGCCGGACGAATCCGCCGAGGCCGGCGGGTAGAACTGCGCGTGCGCCCGCCGGGGCGCGCCGGAGCCGTCCACCGAGTCGAACGTGATGTGCTCGGGCACCGATATCTGGGCCGCCTCCAGGCCGAGGTCGCGCGGCGGCCGCAGCGTCTCCACGGTGGAGCTGGAGACCTCGACCCGGTGCACACCGGGCTCGGCGGCGGGGCTCCCCGCGACCACGACCACCGCGTCCGGCCCTGCCGCGCGGACGGCGGCGATCGCCGAGAACGGCACATCGAGGTCGACGAGCGTGGCGTCGGTCTGCCGGACGGCGAGCCCGTCACGGCCCTCGCGCCACCGGGCGAACACGATCCGGCCGTCGTCGAGCCGCACGTAGCGGGCCGAGCCGAAGACCCACGCGGGCTCGCCGATCTCCGCGTCCAGGCGCACGACCGGCACGATGTCGGCGCCGGGCGTCCAGCGGTACAGGTTCCACCAGTCCGTGCGGTCGGACAGGAAGAGCAGCGACCCGTCCGGCTCGAAACGTGGCTCCAGGACCGACTCCCCCGGCCCGCCCGCCACAACCGTCTCCTCGCCGGACTCCAGGTCGCGCACGATGAGTTGCGTGTCGTCCCACGGCATCGACGGGTGGTTCCACTGCAGCCAGGCCAGGCTGGTGCCGTCGGGGTTCAGGCGGGGAGCGGCCACGAAGTCCGGGCCACTGACCAGCACCTCCGGCTCCGAGAGGGCGTCCGACGCGAGCCGGACGACCTCGTTGCGCACGTCGGCCGCCGACGACCCCGCGTGCCGCTCGCGGACGCAGACGATGGTGGCGCCGTCCGGGGCGACGTCGCCGTCGGCGTAGCGGTCCGCCCGCGGCGCCACCGGTTCAGGGGTGATCGGCTCGGGCTCCCCGCCGGGTGCCAGCCGGTACAGGCGCTGGTCGGCCCAGTCGGTGAACCACACGACGCCGTCGTGCACCCACCATGCCGCGCCGCCGTACTCGTGCACGGCCGTGCGCGCGTTCCGCCCGTCCGGCAGCAGGTCGGTGGTGGCGCCGTCGGGCGTGCGGCGCACCAGCTGTGTGCGACCGCCCTCGGCCGGCCGCCCCTCGGCCCACACCACGTCGGCGCCGTCCACCCGCACCTCGCCCAGCCGCACCGCGGCGGCCGTGACCAGCTCGGACGTGATCGGGGTGGGCCAGGAGCCGTAGGGCCGCTCGGAGATCGTCACGCCGCCACGTTATCCGCCCCCCGCCCCGGCCGACGCAGATGTGTCGGCCCGCCGACGCCCGGGTGCGTACGGGCGAACTGATGGCCGACCGGCGGACGCTGGGAGCAACCGTCGAAGGCTCCCAGCGGCCCGCACCCGCGTAGCGTGGGCACCGCCGGACGTCGAACGGGAGGAGCCGCCGTGACCGAGCCGTCGAAGGAGCGGACGCCGGAGCCGATCGAGGCCGAGATCGTGCCGGACCCCACCCCGCCGGCGCCGCCCGCGCCCGACTACGACGAGCACGGCGTGCCGAGCCTGGACTACGTGCGCGACAAGATCGAGAGCCGGTACGCCACGTCGCTGGGGGCCACTGAGCTGGCGGAGAGCAACGCCGCCGGTCGCAGTGTGGAGGAGCAGGAGGCCGAGCGGGCGGCTGCGGCGAAGGCGAGGCTGGAGGAGATCCGCCGCTCACTCGGCTGACGCCAGGACGCCGCTCACTCCGCTGCGGCGGGTGGCTCCTCCCCGTTCCTCCGCCTCAGCAGATCCAAGATCATCGCCTGGCCGTGCTCCAGTCCGTCGAACCGCCCCTCCAGTCCGTCGAACCGCCCCTCCAGTCCGTCGAACCGCCCCTCCAGCCCGTCGAACCGCCCCTCCAGCCCGTCGAACCGCCCCTCCAGCCCGGCGATCCGCTCATGATCCTCGACCTGCGTCTCGCGCAGCGCCTCCAACAACCGCGTGTGCGCGTCGAGCTTGGTGGCGAGCGCCGCTACATCGCGATCAGCACCCCCGGCCAGTACCCGCGCAGCGGCGGCATCCTGACGGACGCTGCGCATCTGCACCTCGAGTGCCGTGACCCTGCCTTCCAGTTCCTCCATCGAGCCCATGCGAGAAGGTTAGCGAGCACGGGCGAGCTGCCGGGTGTGCTCAAGGGGAGTTATCCACAACCCGCCGGTAGCACGCGACCGATGGCGCTCGGCCGCCCGCCGTTCAGGGTCGA
This window harbors:
- a CDS encoding PspA domain-containing protein; this encodes MTEPSKERTPEPIEAEIVPDPTPPAPPAPDYDEHGVPSLDYVRDKIESRYATSLGATELAESNAAGRSVEEQEAERAAAAKARLEEIRRSLG
- a CDS encoding S9 family peptidase, whose translation is MTISERPYGSWPTPITSELVTAAAVRLGEVRVDGADVVWAEGRPAEGGRTQLVRRTPDGATTDLLPDGRNARTAVHEYGGAAWWVHDGVVWFTDWADQRLYRLAPGGEPEPITPEPVAPRADRYADGDVAPDGATIVCVRERHAGSSAADVRNEVVRLASDALSEPEVLVSGPDFVAAPRLNPDGTSLAWLQWNHPSMPWDDTQLIVRDLESGEETVVAGGPGESVLEPRFEPDGSLLFLSDRTDWWNLYRWTPGADIVPVVRLDAEIGEPAWVFGSARYVRLDDGRIVFARWREGRDGLAVRQTDATLVDLDVPFSAIAAVRAAGPDAVVVVAGSPAAEPGVHRVEVSSSTVETLRPPRDLGLEAAQISVPEHITFDSVDGSGAPRRAHAQFYPPASADSSGPEGELPPLLVQIHGGPTSAAMPVLSTGVQYWTSRGFAVVDVNYGGSTGYGRAYRQELLGEWGVIDVADCLAAARRLAEQGRVDGDRLCIRGGSAGGFTTLAALARDDTPFAAGADHFGVADLEALAADTHKFESRYLDRLVGPYPQARDVYVERSPIHHVERFTRPLIVLQGAEDEVVPPNQSEMIVDALRARGTPVAYLLFEGEQHGFRRAENIRRALDSELSFYAQVLGFDLPVEEGIEPVVVENLDQHSSFGS